Proteins from one Enterobacter bugandensis genomic window:
- the hofQ gene encoding DNA uptake porin HofQ, with product MKLRIVLLLLAFSRPLWAVAPKPVTLVVDDVPVVQVLQALVAQENRNLVVSPDVGGTLSLNLTRVPWRQALQTVVTSAGLVLREEGGIYYVHTAAWQREQRERLEQERARRQLDAPLVSHSIPFSYADAGELQKAAEKLLSPKGSLSVDKRTNRLLIRDNQAVLEALQQWAAQMDIPVEQVELAAHIVTINEKSLRELGVKWNLAEATEAGKVGQLTTLGSDLSVASATTHVGFNIGRINGRLLDLELSALEQKQQVDIIASPRLLASHMQPASIKQGSEIPYQVSSGESGATSVEFKEAVLGMEVTPVVLPGGRVRLKLHISENMPGQVLQQADGETLAIDKQEIETQVEVKSGETLALGGIFSQKNKTGSDSVPGLGSIPWLGQLFRHDGKDNERRELVVFITPRLVGIH from the coding sequence ATGAAGTTAAGGATAGTGCTGTTGCTGCTGGCGTTCAGCCGCCCGCTGTGGGCAGTCGCGCCAAAGCCGGTCACGCTGGTGGTGGATGACGTGCCGGTGGTTCAGGTGCTACAGGCGCTGGTTGCGCAGGAGAACCGTAATCTGGTGGTATCGCCGGATGTCGGCGGCACGCTCTCGCTTAACCTGACGCGCGTTCCCTGGCGGCAGGCGTTACAGACGGTAGTCACCAGCGCCGGACTCGTTTTACGAGAGGAGGGCGGTATTTATTATGTCCATACCGCGGCCTGGCAGCGTGAACAGCGGGAACGTTTAGAGCAGGAGCGAGCGCGTCGACAACTTGATGCTCCGCTGGTCTCGCACAGCATCCCATTTTCTTATGCGGATGCCGGAGAACTGCAAAAAGCGGCTGAAAAGCTCCTGAGCCCAAAGGGGAGTTTATCTGTCGACAAACGCACCAACCGTCTGCTCATCAGGGATAACCAGGCGGTGCTGGAGGCGCTGCAGCAGTGGGCGGCTCAGATGGATATTCCCGTCGAGCAGGTCGAACTGGCGGCGCACATTGTCACCATTAATGAAAAAAGCCTGCGAGAGTTGGGGGTGAAGTGGAATCTTGCCGAGGCCACTGAGGCGGGCAAGGTTGGACAGCTCACGACGCTTGGCAGCGATCTTTCCGTGGCCAGTGCTACCACGCATGTGGGGTTTAACATCGGGCGGATTAACGGCAGGCTGCTGGATCTGGAGCTCTCTGCGCTGGAGCAAAAACAGCAGGTCGATATCATTGCCAGCCCGCGGCTGCTGGCCTCGCACATGCAACCGGCCAGCATTAAGCAGGGGAGTGAGATCCCGTATCAGGTTTCAAGCGGTGAAAGCGGGGCGACCTCGGTGGAGTTCAAAGAGGCGGTACTCGGAATGGAGGTCACGCCGGTAGTATTGCCCGGTGGGCGCGTGCGCCTGAAGCTACACATCAGTGAAAACATGCCGGGACAGGTGCTGCAGCAGGCCGATGGCGAAACGCTTGCCATCGATAAGCAGGAGATAGAAACCCAGGTGGAGGTAAAAAGTGGAGAAACGCTGGCGCTGGGGGGAATTTTCTCGCAAAAGAACAAAACCGGCAGTGACAGCGTGCCTGGGCTTGGGAGTATCCCCTGGCTGGGACAGCTTTTTCGCCATGATGGAAAAGATAATGAGCGGCGTGAGTTAGTGGTGTTTATTACGCCACGTCTGGTCGGTATTCACTAA